In Hevea brasiliensis isolate MT/VB/25A 57/8 unplaced genomic scaffold, ASM3005281v1 Scaf195, whole genome shotgun sequence, the following are encoded in one genomic region:
- the LOC131168726 gene encoding uncharacterized protein LOC131168726 isoform X2 has protein sequence MSTTIYMLLRHRCGEMVLSMFEIKIPKDETAEPHHLSAILEFPEREYPRGMCSVQLGSEFYFLGGERDLEDPRAPFDQWFPKDVYIFDPIDGKGSMKRGVSMNTGKSNPCAVVADGHFRVLSVFNLDTLEWTSSTKLEKEKITADDFLTFTAVGEDSSDKYLYGLHGLLHNRILRSGPLSNIDQNPRMFSSLPIKTISMRGEVDSFYDLDCSSFILHLGNQRFCYLHTGTPHPFGYHVTIEDDYPRTLKLFVFEETNCSASEFNPKIVYSASFDIKTSFINKGGIMNCHILSPGEKHESMKRKQEDSWKHENMKRNKKITGSMRA, from the exons ATGAGTACAACGATTTACATGTTGTTGCGTCATAGATGTGGAGAAATGGTTCTCTCTATGTTTGAAATCAAGATCCCAAAAGATGAAACAGCGGAACCTCATCATCTCTCTGCGATTCTTGAATTTCCGGAACGAGAATACCCCAGAGGAATGTGCTCCGTCCAGTTGGGGTCTGAATTCTACTTTCTTGGTGGGGAACGCGACTTGGAGGATCCCAGGGCTCCTTTTGATCAATGGTTCCCAAAAGATGTGTATATCTTTGACCCTATTGACGGCAAAGGTTCGATGAAAAGGGGTGTGTCTATGAACACCGGAAAAAGTAATCCATGTGCAGTTGTGGCTGATG GCCATTTCAGGGTACTTTCAGTCTTCAATCTGGACACCTTAGAATGGACATCCTCGACGAAGTTGGAGAAAGAGAAGATTACTGCTGACGATTTTCTCACTTTTACTGCAGTTGGGGAAGATAGCAGCGACAAATACCTTTATGGTTTGCATGGACTTCTCCACAACCGTATCTTAAGGTCAGGGCCCTTGTCTAATATAGACCAAAATCCAAGAATGTTCAGCAGCCTCCCAATCAAGACTATATCAATGAGGGGAGAAGTTGACTCTTTTTATGACTTGGATTGTAGCAGTTTTATTTTGCACTTGGGGAATCAGCGTTTCTGTTATCTGCACACTGGGACTCCTCATCCTTTTGGATATCATGTTACTATTGAAGATGATTACCCCCGCACTCTTAAATTGTTTGTCTTCGAGGAAACCAACTGCAGTGCATCCGAATTTAATCCAAAAATTGTTTATTCTGCCAGTTTTGATATCAAAACTTCATTCATTAATAAGGGTGGTATCATGAACTGCCATATCCTTAGCCCA GGAGAGAAGCATGAGAGCATGAAGAGGAAACAAGAAGATAGCTGGAAGCATGAGAACATGAAGAGAAACAAGAAGATAACTGGAAGCATGAGAGCATGA
- the LOC131168726 gene encoding uncharacterized protein LOC131168726 isoform X1 → MSTTIYMLLRHRCGEMVLSMFEIKIPKDETAEPHHLSAILEFPEREYPRGMCSVQLGSEFYFLGGERDLEDPRAPFDQWFPKDVYIFDPIDGKGSMKRGVSMNTGKSNPCAVVADGKIFVLSGSIPADFTLPCYNEKGMPVDNSVRFFECFDPESDKWMVIDDPPIDIPTWWHFSFVDGRFIFFVGRDAGHFRVLSVFNLDTLEWTSSTKLEKEKITADDFLTFTAVGEDSSDKYLYGLHGLLHNRILRSGPLSNIDQNPRMFSSLPIKTISMRGEVDSFYDLDCSSFILHLGNQRFCYLHTGTPHPFGYHVTIEDDYPRTLKLFVFEETNCSASEFNPKIVYSASFDIKTSFINKGGIMNCHILSPGEKHESMKRKQEDSWKHENMKRNKKITGSMRA, encoded by the exons ATGAGTACAACGATTTACATGTTGTTGCGTCATAGATGTGGAGAAATGGTTCTCTCTATGTTTGAAATCAAGATCCCAAAAGATGAAACAGCGGAACCTCATCATCTCTCTGCGATTCTTGAATTTCCGGAACGAGAATACCCCAGAGGAATGTGCTCCGTCCAGTTGGGGTCTGAATTCTACTTTCTTGGTGGGGAACGCGACTTGGAGGATCCCAGGGCTCCTTTTGATCAATGGTTCCCAAAAGATGTGTATATCTTTGACCCTATTGACGGCAAAGGTTCGATGAAAAGGGGTGTGTCTATGAACACCGGAAAAAGTAATCCATGTGCAGTTGTGGCTGATGGTAAGATTTTTGTTCTTAGTGGCAGCATTCCTGCTGACTTCACTCTACCTTGTTATAACGAGAAAGGGATGCCCGTCGATAATTCTGTCAGATTCTTTGAATGCTTTGATCCTGAGAGCGATAAATGGATGGTTATTGATGATCCGCCAATAGATATTCCGACCTGGTGGCACTTCTCCTTTGTTGACGGAAGGTTTATTTTCTTTGTTGGCCGTGATGCAGGCCATTTCAGGGTACTTTCAGTCTTCAATCTGGACACCTTAGAATGGACATCCTCGACGAAGTTGGAGAAAGAGAAGATTACTGCTGACGATTTTCTCACTTTTACTGCAGTTGGGGAAGATAGCAGCGACAAATACCTTTATGGTTTGCATGGACTTCTCCACAACCGTATCTTAAGGTCAGGGCCCTTGTCTAATATAGACCAAAATCCAAGAATGTTCAGCAGCCTCCCAATCAAGACTATATCAATGAGGGGAGAAGTTGACTCTTTTTATGACTTGGATTGTAGCAGTTTTATTTTGCACTTGGGGAATCAGCGTTTCTGTTATCTGCACACTGGGACTCCTCATCCTTTTGGATATCATGTTACTATTGAAGATGATTACCCCCGCACTCTTAAATTGTTTGTCTTCGAGGAAACCAACTGCAGTGCATCCGAATTTAATCCAAAAATTGTTTATTCTGCCAGTTTTGATATCAAAACTTCATTCATTAATAAGGGTGGTATCATGAACTGCCATATCCTTAGCCCA GGAGAGAAGCATGAGAGCATGAAGAGGAAACAAGAAGATAGCTGGAAGCATGAGAACATGAAGAGAAACAAGAAGATAACTGGAAGCATGAGAGCATGA
- the LOC131168726 gene encoding uncharacterized protein LOC131168726 isoform X3 has product MSTTIYMLLRHRCGEMVLSMFEIKIPKDETAEPHHLSAILEFPEREYPRGMCSVQLGSEFYFLGGERDLEDPRAPFDQWFPKDVYIFDPIDGKGSMKRGVSMNTGKSNPCAVVADGKIFVLSGSIPADFTLPCYNEKGMPVDNSVRFFECFDPESDKWMVIDDPPIDIPTWWHFSFVDGRFIFFVGRDAGHFRVLSVFNLDTLEWTSSTKLEKEKITADDFLTFTAVGEDSSDKYLYGLHGLLHNRILRERSMRA; this is encoded by the exons ATGAGTACAACGATTTACATGTTGTTGCGTCATAGATGTGGAGAAATGGTTCTCTCTATGTTTGAAATCAAGATCCCAAAAGATGAAACAGCGGAACCTCATCATCTCTCTGCGATTCTTGAATTTCCGGAACGAGAATACCCCAGAGGAATGTGCTCCGTCCAGTTGGGGTCTGAATTCTACTTTCTTGGTGGGGAACGCGACTTGGAGGATCCCAGGGCTCCTTTTGATCAATGGTTCCCAAAAGATGTGTATATCTTTGACCCTATTGACGGCAAAGGTTCGATGAAAAGGGGTGTGTCTATGAACACCGGAAAAAGTAATCCATGTGCAGTTGTGGCTGATGGTAAGATTTTTGTTCTTAGTGGCAGCATTCCTGCTGACTTCACTCTACCTTGTTATAACGAGAAAGGGATGCCCGTCGATAATTCTGTCAGATTCTTTGAATGCTTTGATCCTGAGAGCGATAAATGGATGGTTATTGATGATCCGCCAATAGATATTCCGACCTGGTGGCACTTCTCCTTTGTTGACGGAAGGTTTATTTTCTTTGTTGGCCGTGATGCAGGCCATTTCAGGGTACTTTCAGTCTTCAATCTGGACACCTTAGAATGGACATCCTCGACGAAGTTGGAGAAAGAGAAGATTACTGCTGACGATTTTCTCACTTTTACTGCAGTTGGGGAAGATAGCAGCGACAAATACCTTTATGGTTTGCATGGACTTCTCCACAACCGTATCTTAAG GGAGAGAAGCATGAGAGCATGA